From the genome of Culex pipiens pallens isolate TS unplaced genomic scaffold, TS_CPP_V2 Cpp_Un0115, whole genome shotgun sequence:
TCGTTGATACATGCAATGCCGTACATCCTTATACATCCATTTCATTGGTGGAGACCAGAAAAAAgcaatacaaaaattgttttttcgggACACCGTTTCCACCGACTAGTTCATGTTTGTGTATCACTAACCACCGTATTCCTATCCGCCCTTACGAAACCGCAGTACAACGGCTTCGAGCAGCTTTGTATCAACTTCACCAACGAAAAGCTGCAACAGTTCTTCAACCACCACATGTTCGTTCTGGAGCAGGAAGAATACCAGCGCGAGGGTATTGAGTGGACCTTCATCGATTTCGGCATGGATCTCCAGCAGTGTATTGAACTGATTGAGAAGGTAGAGCGCCCATTTGTTCGGGATTGTTCTCTGCCAGCAATCTTCAGCTCCTGCTCGTTGTGATTTCACTGACTTGTCCTCTAGCGGATATAGCCAACTTGTGTTGAATGTTGTGAACCCCCTTTGAAAATAACCAAACATCAACTATCGTGTCCATTCCTAATACATTGAACGAAATATAACCACAAGACGTTATATTGTAACTCACGATGAACTTTCCATTTCAGCTCCTCCAATGACTAATCCACCAAATTTCACTGCATCAAAACTTTTCTTTCGTTTTCGACACCACCTTCTCCCGTCTCTAAACTGTCAATCATCATATTTCCCGTCCGAACCCGGCTTGGTACAGTACAATGGTTTTAATCAGCTGTGTATCAATTTCACCAACGAGCGTCTGCAGCAATTTTTCAATCACTACATGTTCATCCTCGAGCAGGAAGAGTACGAACGCGAGGGCATCCAATGGACGTTCATAGACTTCGGTCTAGATCTGCAACCGACGATCGACCTGATCGAGAAGGTAGTAACGCGTTCAGACGGCGCTCGCTTCGATAAAACCTGCACGTCCGATACACGGACTGACTGCCTCCGTACGAAACGTAGACTAGTGATTGTGATGCTCAAAACCATTTTTGCTGTACCACAAAGGGACACAGGATTTGTTTTTTGATTGTGTTTCTAAGCTCGCTCTCAATGCCACTCTCTAAGGCTGTGCTGTAAAGAATTATGCTTCGCAAAACTAGCAAAGGTAAGATCTGTACCCCGTACAGAGTAACCACGAGAGAAGGAATTGTAATGCTAACCGCATttctttttgaagtatttttctcTTTAGCTTCGCATGCTTGAATCTGCGCCCAGACGCTCTATTTTTTGGCGTCCGTTCGGGCCGTGAAATCCGTGTTAACCGATGTTTTATTCTGTCTTCCCGCGTTTCTCTAGCCCATGGGTATCCTGTCCATTCTTGAGGAAGAGTCTATGTTCCCCAAGGCTACCGATCAGACCTTTGCTGAGAAGCTGATGAACAACCACTTGGGCAAGTCTGCTCCGTTCCAGAAGCCCAGGCCACCAAAGCCAGGTTGCCAGGCCGGCCACTTCGCCATCGGTCACTACGCCGGTACTGTGTCGTACAACATCACCGGATGGCTTGAGAAGAACAAGGATCCCCTGAACGACACTGTCGTCGATCAGTTCAAGAAGGGAAAGAACGCGTTGATCGTTGAGATCTTCGCTGATCACCCCGGACAGTCCGGTGGTGGCGACGCTGGCGGCAAGGGTGGACGTGGTAAGAAGGGTGCTGGTTTCGCCACTGTCTCCTCGTCCTACAAGGAGCAGCTGAACAACCTGATGACCACTCTGAAGTCTACTCAGCCTCACTTCGTCCGTTGTATCATTCCCAACGAGTTGAAGCAGACCGGTCTTATCGATGCTCACTTGGTTATGCACCAGCTGACCTGTAACGGTGTGCTTGAAGGTATCCGTATTTGCCGTAAGGGCTTCCCGAACAGGATGATGTACCCTGACTTCAAGCTGCGGTAAGTATTCACCAACAGTGAACCAACTGACTTATATGACTGAACACACTACAGGCGTTAGGGACTTGAAACAGAAAACTCTTTGAACAACTTATTCCAATGGTGTACTGAACTGACCACTAGAATTTGACTAATGTGACACTCTCCTTCGACTTATAGTTATCTTATCCTGGCCCCTGCTGCCATGATGGCTGAAAAGGAGGGCAAGAATGCTGCTCAGAAGTGTTTCGATGCTATCGGTCTGGATCCTGAGTCTTACCGTATTGGTCACACCAAGGCGAGAATCTACCATTTCTTCTATATATGTGTCCACCATCCCTCGTTCTTGTCCATCCACAAGCGATCAATACTTATCTGGACTTACAGCTGATCAGCTGGTGTGACACCCAACCCTTCCACCCATGTTCAAGTGTCTTGTCTACGTACCATCAACGTCACTCCTTGAATTTCCTATCAACAACTTGTGAATGTCCCCATCAGTTACTGTCAAGTCCGACAAAAGTCACAGCACGGAAACCTCCTCCAACAATACATTCACAACCAAATCAATGGCATGCAACGACCCCAGACCCTCAAACACAAACCAAACCAATTCGAAACAGAACAAATCTTTTTCCAGGACCAAGCTCAACTTGCAAGTTGAAGTGGACATTGTAATGCAAACcgtttcacaatattttttgtttctttcccTGTACCGTTTTTGTGAATGTCTCGTCACGTCCCACCTGATCGcaacaccacaaaaaaaaaccacaccAACCCAAAAACTATCAATCGCCAAATTCAGCTACAAAATCCTAAACCCCAAGGCTGCTGAAGCGGAGAAAGACCCCATGAAGGTCGCTCAAGTCATCCTGGAAGCTAGTGGTCTTGACACAGAATCATACCGGCTAGGAAACACCAAGGCATGAGTCCCTACCGATTATTTGATCTTTCCATACCATAAGTATATGTGATCTTGTGACGTCTGCGCACCCGAAAATGTGTTCCTCTACTTTACATTTCTCTGTTGACCCCTGTTTTTGGATGTTACACTCTGCTTGGTGAACCGAGGCAAAACGTCAATGATCATGACAAACCCCTTGGTTTTTCCCCCCGATTACTATACAACACCGCACGTAGTGATATACCCTCCCCCACACCCACATGCGAGTTCCAACCGAACCACTGAATTCGTATCCAGCAGATTTTTACTTAATTTCCCACAAACTAATCTCTCAATTGGTTATTCTATTCTCCTGCAACCCGCATATTCCAAATTGTTGTTACTGCTATGATTCACCCGATCACCTGCTTCAAAACCAAATTCACGATCAACACAGCTACAAAATCCTCTGCATAAAGGAAATTTATGAGATTAAGAGTGAGAAGAAATGCGCCGAGAAGATCATCGATTCGGTAGCTCTGAATGAGGATCTTTACCGACTGGGAAATACCAAGGCACGATCAACCAACCAATATCTAGTTTGAAATCATTAGTGGTAGAACTTCATCGTAGCATAGAaacgatttagtttttttttttttttgtatagcgTCTGCCAGAGATTCAGCGGATATTGAACAAATTCCGATGTGTTCGCAACGAACCGAACCCCGGAATAATACAACGGTCGAACAGGAAACTCATCTgcaggcttgccacaaatacagatttttttggcacataccaaacactcaatcgagtataactttaaagaataatattcttaccaaaaactgaacatgccaaaagatgctaacaatgtttatctttttggccaatttaacaaaaactgctcaaatttattttaactgtaaaaaaaaattcgtttgtGTTTCGGGcctgtgctgaaaaatctgtatttgtggcaagcctgcTCATCTGTACAGTTCAACGAGCTAACGTTCGAAACGGGGACTCAAGACTTACCCCTGGTACACGTACACGAACATCTAATATCTGTACATAACATCTGAAGATAGGTTCTCTAGGGAATATCTACACTAGGAAAACATACTAACTCATTGTATCATACCGCAAATATCATAAGTCCTGTATAACTTTTACTCTCCAACACAGATACAAAATTCTGTGCCCACAATTGATTAAAGAACCCTGTAGCCCAGAAAAGGCATGTCAGATTATAGTTGGACACCTTCAACTACCGGACGAGCAGTTCCGTATGGGCAAGACCAAGGTATAACTGGACGGTCTACCGAAACCCAACTCTGCGTGTACTTGTTGTGATTCTTTCCTCTActcttttctttaaaactaattttaaatttcttcgagatttttctgcgtgaaatcTAACACCGATGTTCCactagaaaaataataaaatttagtacacTAAACTCTAGTAAATTTCAGCACTTGCTCTAAATTCTCACTCAAAAATAACATACAaacaccaaccaaccaaccaaccaaccttcTCAATGTAAATATCTATGTGTCACATCCCACGAATCCATCCCAGATTTAGCATAGAAAAAACACATTCCTCGACCACAAATTACCAAAACATGTGCCATCCGCCCACTCCTGTGAAAACTTCCTGTACCACCTCCGGACCCATTCCGTTTCCAGTACATTCCACATTTATCTGTAAATATATACCCGTATGTGTTTGTCCTATCGCTTCCTCTCGCTCTCATTCTGTTTTTCCTCAACTCTTTCATTTTGTGTGTATGTCCTCTTGTAATAAACCATCGTCATGATCTTCGTACTGCAAGTACGACAAACGGGCTAACCAGTATTTTCCCTCTTTTCCGCCCCCAATTCGCCCCTTCTATCGTACTTTGcacttcccaaaaaaaaacaggtctTCTTCCGTGCCGGTGTCCTGGGTCAGATGGAGGAGTTCCGTGACGATCGCCTGTCCAAGATCATGACCTGGATGCAGTCCTGGATCCGTGGCTACCTGTCCCGCAAGTCTTTCAAGAAGATGCAGGAGCAGCGCGTCTCCCTGGAGATTGTCCAGCGTAACCTGCGCAAGTACATGAAGCTGCGTACCTGGGCCTGGTGGAAGCTGTGGCAGAAGGTTAAGCCTCTGCTTAACGTTTCCCGCGTTGAGGACCAGATCGCGGTAAGTATCCGACAACGACGACCACTACCAGcaacagcagtagcagcagaaGCAGTAAAAGCAGCAAACGACGACGCACGGTTCGGGAAGCTGAAAAGGTCAGCGTTGACGAACGTGGTGACACATCGGACCAAAATTTCATTTCCGTCCGACTATGTCGGCGACTTGAGGCCACCTCCCATATTTCATGGCAATTTTCACCTGGTGCTCAATAATTATTCTCGGCGCACCACGGCTCTTCAAACGCTGCTGGTGTGTGCCACTTTCAATGTACGGATCCGAATGCTAAAAATACATCGGCATCACCTTTGCCACATATTACGAAAACGCTTAGAACAGTCGGCGATGATGAGGAGGAAACTAATGGCCATAAAATTCATCCCACACCTCCGGATCGTTCCGGATACTTGTTCCCTCCTCTAACATCTCCAGCAAATCTGTGTGTGAGCAAGCATGATGGAAAACATACCGCaaactatttatttttcctCCCCCGAGCCGAGATCTCAAGATCTTGTGCGAAGCGAAAACCGCTCGCAGAGTTGGCTATTTTCGGACACTTTCGGATCAAAATTTCTCATCATGATAATTATAACACATGCCACCATCAGCGGAAAATTGTCTCAACCTGTCTGACCTCTTCCCCGTCAGTGGCCAGGCGGAGGTGGGTCGGCTCCACCCTCCGATCGAGGATTCCAGATCTCCATTTGTCGCTTCTTTTTCGCTTTAATGACCACTTGGGAgggaaatgaattaaaaatatatttttcgcgTAGGCGATGCGACCATTCGGACTGGAAGCCGAAGGTGTGCCGAAGTGGTCGGCTAGTCCTCGGGTGCACACCTTTCTGCTGGAAAGTGAATCCACTCAGCACACTCCAGTAACTCGCAGTACAGCGAACGGACCTCTACCTGAGCTTTACGTGGTCCAacgaatttaaaatatttttcctaatcAGTATTCTAACCGGGTGGTGCAATAAGTCGTTACACTTATAGTCTCCAGCATTTCCAGTAGTAGTTGAGTGTGCCACTATAGTACTTTAGTGATTCGGTAGCACACTTTAGAAGATATCTTAACAATAACTCATCCTATCGAACACTCGAAGCAAAATGGAGAACAAACCCGAACCCGATGTGGAAGTTACATTCAACTTCAATTTTGATCAAGCAAATAATGCCGAACCAAATGCGCCAAAAGTGTCTGCGACTGCTGCTGCTAGTGACTTtgatgaagaaaactgtgtagtCCGTGCATCCGAAACTGAATCCAACTCTTCATCTAAATTACAGAAACTGGAAGAGACCGCCAAGAAGGCTCAGGATGACTTGGAGAAGGAAACCAAGCTCCGCCAGGAACTGGAGGCTCTGAACAGCAAGCTGCTGGCTGAGAAGACCGCTCTGTTGGATTCTCTGTCCGGTGAGAAGGGTGCTCTCCAGGATTTCCAGGAGAAGACCGCCAAGCTCCAGGCCCAGAAGGCCGACGTTGAGAACCAGCTGCGCGACACCCAGGAGCGCCTGACTCAGGAGGAAGATGCCCGCAACCAGCTCTTCCAGCAGAAGAAGAAGTTGGAGCAGGAGATCTCTGGCCAGAAGAAGGATGCTGAGGATCTGGAACTGCAGATCCAGAAGATCGAGCAGGACAAGGCCTCCAAGGATCACCAGATCCGCAACTTGAACGATGAGATCGCCCACCAGGACGAGCTGATCAACAAGCTGAACAAGGAGAAGAAGATGTCTGGTGAGGTCAACCAGAAGACCGCTGAGGAGCTCCAGGCTGCCGAAGATAAGGTCAACCACCTGAACAAGGTTAAGGCCAAGCTGGAGCAGACTCTGGATGAGCTGGAGGACTCTCTGGAGCGCGAGAAGAAGCTGCGCGGTGATGTTGAGAAGGCTAAGCGCAAGGTTGAGGGTGACCTGAAGCTGACTCAGGAAGCCGTCGCTGATCTGGAGCGCAACAAGAAGGAGCTTGAGCAGACCATCATGCGCAAGGACAAGGAAATCTCTGCCTTGTCTGCTAAGCTGGAGGACGAACAGTCCCTGGTTGGCAAGCTGCAGAAGCAGATCAAGGAACTGCAGGGCCGCATTGAGGAGCTCGAGGAGGAAGTCGAGGCTGAGCGCCAGGCTCGTGCCAAGGCTGAGAAGCAGCGCGCCGATCTGGCCCGCGAACTCGAGGAACTGGGTGAGCGTCTGGAGGAAGCCGGTGGTGCCACCTCGGCCCAGATTGAGCTGAACAAGAAGCGTGAGGCTGAGCTCGCCAAGCTGCGTCGCGACTTGGAGGAGTCCAACATCCAGCATGAGGGAACTCTGGCTAACCTGCGCAAGAAGCACAACGATGCCGTCGCTGAGATGGCTGAGCAGGTCGACCAGCTGAACAAGCTGAAGACCAAGTAAGTATCGCCGAAAGGCCGAACATCAATTGTGATCTTTTCTTTCACAGGTGCTTCCAGTGGTTGGGTTTCAACTTCGGATGTGGCATCGAGTTCTTCGTTCGTTAAACCTTCTATCTTTTCTTCTTTCCCTCTCTACCTCACCCTGGTTCCTCCTTGTATATAACTAGGGCTGAACACGATCGCGCTAACATGTACAATGACCTGAACAACACTCGTACCGCTTGCGATCAGCTTGCCCGCGAGAAGGTAACGTATCCCCTTTCCTCCTCTCTTCTGATCTGCCTGGCAGATAGCAGAGTGTTGAGATGACTGAGCATGGTCTACCACCAACCACACTCCAATATTAGAAAACCACACCAACATGCATCCAACCAACCACCAACCAACGAGCCCAACCACCTCCAGATGTAGATGCAGCCGGCAATTGGCctttttgattcaattttattCTCCCCACACAACTCGAACAAAAATTGAACACTAACACATACCATATTCGTCCTTACTATTTCCTCAGAGCTGAAAAAGAGAGAGGCCAATACTTCGCTGAACTGAACGACTCCCGTCTCAGTTTAGATCATCTGGCTAATGAGAAGGTATTAGAAGCATTGCAGCTATCAATTCAATCcgagtttttgaaatgctacactaaattttcaattattgccTATAAAtagcaatttcattttttttaaatcaatatttatgCTGCTTTCTAAAACCAACGTTTATACCCAACGATGGCAATTAATTCTCTATCTCTACTGATTTTTTTAGTACCCAACTACTGAAAAATAGCTTGCGaagaaactttgttctaaaccGGCTGTAAGATATTTGCAAACTCTAAACCTGCCCTTTAtgatataattattttaaaaatagaaaaaaatatatgcaccATTACACATCCCCAGCACCAGTAACACAAACTCACCTGACTCACATCAAACCATCCTGCAAAGATTAAATTTCTTTAACCAATCACTTCAGTTATGAACATCATACTGTACATATTACgataaacgcaaaaaaaaatcacatgcaCAGCCTCAGCTTCTGTAAATGAGTGGCATAGATCTGTCCAGAGCAAACGATGGATTTAGTGCTAattatctttcttttttctCCCCACACCTCTTTCGAAAATTATGACGTCATCCGCTTGGGTGATCTAAAAATATACAGGCTTCCCAGGAGAAGATCGCCAAGCAGCTGCAGCACACTCTGAACGAAGTTCAGGGCAAGCTGGACGAAACCAACCGCACTCTGAACGACTTCGACACGTCCAAGAAGAAGCTGTCCATTGAGAACTCTGACCTGCTCCGCCAGTTGGAGGATGCCGAGTCTCAGGTTTCGCAGCTGAGCAAGATCAAGATCTCGCTCACTCAGCAGCTCGAGGATACCAAGCGTCTGGCCGATGAGGAGTCTCGCGAACGCGCTACTCTGCTCGGCAAGTTCCGCAACCTGGAGCACGACCTCGACAGCCTGCGTGAACAGGTTGAGGAGGAGGCTGAGGGCAAGGGAGACATCCAGCGCCAGCTCAGCAAGGCCAACGCCGAAGCCCAGCTGTGGCGTACCAAGTACGAGTCGGAGGGTGTTGCCCGCGCTGAGGAGCTCGAGGAAGCCAAGAGGAAGCTGCAGGCCCGCCTTGCCGAGGCTGAGGAGACCATTGAGTCGCTCAACCAGAAGTGCATTGCTCTGGAGAAGACCAAGCAGCGTCTGTCCACCGAAGTCGAGGATCTGCAGCTCGAGGTCGACCGTGCCACCTCGATCGCCAACTCTGCCGAGAAGAAGCAGAAGGCCTTCGACAAGATCATCGGAGAGTGGAAGCTCAAGGTCGACGATCTGGCTGCCGAGCTGGACGCTTCCCAGAAGGAATGCCGCAACTACTCGACCGAGCTGTTCCGTCTCAAGGGTGCCTACGAAGAGGGCCAGGAGCAGCTTGAGGCTGTCCGCCGTGAGAACAAGAACTTGGCCGATGAGGTCAAGGATCTGCTGGACCAGATCGGTGAGGGTGGCCGCAACATCCACGAGATTGAGAAGTCTCGCAAGCGCCTGGAGGCTGAGAAGGACGAGCTGCAGGCCGCCCTTGAGGAAGCCGAGGCTGCTCTGGAACAGGAGGAGAACAAGGTTCTGCGCGCTCAGCTTGAGCTGTCTCAGGTGCGCCAGGAAATTGACCGCCGCATCCAGGAGAAGGAAGAGGAATTCGAAAACACCCGCAAGAACCACCAGCGTGCCCTGGACTCCATGCAGGCCTCTCTTGAAGCCGAAGCCAAGGGTAAGGCTGAGGCCCTGCGCATGAAGAAGAAGCTGGAGGCTGACATCAACGAGCTTGAGATTGCTCTGGATCATGCCAACAAGGTGAGTTGACTCTGGAGGATGCATTGATAGCTGATGTACTAATCACaatgatttttcttcttttcgttTGTAGGCTAACGCTGAGGCCCAGAAGAACATCAAGCGCTACCAGCAGCAGATGAAGGATGTCCAGAG
Proteins encoded in this window:
- the LOC120424955 gene encoding myosin heavy chain, muscle isoform X2 is translated as MPKPVVQVGDDPDPSEWLFISLEQKRIDQSKPYDAKKACWVPDEKEGFVLGEIKATKGELVTVGIPGGETKDFKKDLVGQVNPPKYEKCEDMSNLTYLNDASVLHNLRERYRAKLIYTYSGLFCVVINPYKRWPLYTMRVAKMYRGKRRNEVPPHLFAVSDGAYVNMLTNHENQSMLITGESGAGKTENTKKVIAYFATIGASSKKSADEEKKISLEDQVVQTNPVLEAYGNAKTVRNDNSSRFGKFIRIHFTGSGKLGGADIETYLLEKARVISQQTLERSYHIFYQIMSGSVKGLKEMCFLSNDIYDYYNVSQGKVTIPNVDDGEECQLTDEAFNILGFTQEEKDNIYKITAAVMHMGGMKFKQKGREEQAEADGTDEGDRVAKLLGCVTEDLYKNLLKPRIKVGTEFVTKGQNKDQVTNAVGALCKGIFDRLFKWLVKKCNETLDTKQKRAQFIGVLDIAGFEIFDYNGFEQLCINFTNEKLQQFFNHHMFVLEQEEYKKEGINWAFIDFGMDLLACIELIEKPMGILSILEEESMFPKATDQTFAEKLMNNHLGKSAPFQKPRPPKPGCQAGHFAIGHYAGTVSYNITGWLEKNKDPLNDTVVDQFKKGKNALIVEIFADHPGQSGGGDAGGKGGRGKKGAGFATVSSSYKEQLNNLMTTLKSTQPHFVRCIIPNELKQTGLIDAHLVMHQLTCNGVLEGIRICRKGFPNRMMYPDFKLRYLILAPAAMMAEKEGKNAAQKCFDAIGLDPESYRIGHTKVFFRAGVLGQMEEFRDDRLSKIMTWMQSWIRGYLSRKSFKKMQEQRVSLEIVQRNLRKYMKLRTWAWWKLWQKVKPLLNVSRVEDQIAKLEETAKKAQDDLEKETKLRQELEALNSKLLAEKTALLDSLSGEKGALQDFQEKTAKLQAQKADVENQLRDTQERLTQEEDARNQLFQQKKKLEQEISGQKKDAEDLELQIQKIEQDKASKDHQIRNLNDEIAHQDELINKLNKEKKMSGEVNQKTAEELQAAEDKVNHLNKVKAKLEQTLDELEDSLEREKKLRGDVEKAKRKVEGDLKLTQEAVADLERNKKELEQTIMRKDKEISALSAKLEDEQSLVGKLQKQIKELQGRIEELEEEVEAERQARAKAEKQRADLARELEELGERLEEAGGATSAQIELNKKREAELAKLRRDLEESNIQHEGTLANLRKKHNDAVAEMAEQVDQLNKLKTKAEHDRANMYNDLNNTRTACDQLAREKASQEKIAKQLQHTLNEVQGKLDETNRTLNDFDTSKKKLSIENSDLLRQLEDAESQVSQLSKIKISLTQQLEDTKRLADEESRERATLLGKFRNLEHDLDSLREQVEEEAEGKGDIQRQLSKANAEAQLWRTKYESEGVARAEELEEAKRKLQARLAEAEETIESLNQKCIALEKTKQRLSTEVEDLQLEVDRATSIANSAEKKQKAFDKIIGEWKLKVDDLAAELDASQKECRNYSTELFRLKGAYEEGQEQLEAVRRENKNLADEVKDLLDQIGEGGRNIHEIEKSRKRLEAEKDELQAALEEAEAALEQEENKVLRAQLELSQVRQEIDRRIQEKEEEFENTRKNHQRALDSMQASLEAEAKGKAEALRMKKKLEADINELEIALDHANKANAEAQKNIKRYQQQMKDVQSALEEEQRARDDAREQLGISERRANALQNELEESRTLLEQADRGRRQAEQELGDAHEQLNDVSAQNASIAAAKRKLESELQTLHSDLDELLNEAKNSEEKAKKAMVDAARLADELRAEQDHAQSQEKMRKALEQQIKELQVRLDDAETNALKGGKKAIQKLEQRVRELEAELDSEQRRHTDAQKNLRKSERRIKELTFQSEEDRKNHERMQDLVDKLQQKIKTYKRQIEEAEEIAALNLAKFRKAQQELEEAEERADIAEQTATKFRTKGGRAGSVQRGASPAPQRQSAMPSLAALGLPTFDDHAF
- the LOC120424955 gene encoding myosin heavy chain, muscle isoform X20 gives rise to the protein MPKPVVQVGDDPDPSEWLFISLEQKRIDQSKPYDAKKACWVPDEKEGFVLGEIKATKGELVTVGIPGGETKDFKKDLVGQVNPPKYEKCEDMSNLTYLNDASVLHNLRERYRAKLIYTYSGLFCVVINPYKRWPLYTMRVAKMYRGKRRNEVPPHLFAVSDGAYVNMLTNHENQSMLITGESGAGKTENTKKVIAYFATIGASSKKSADEEKKISLEDQVVQTNPVLEAYGNAKTVRNDNSSRFGKFIRIHFTGSGKLGGADIETYLLEKARVISQQTLERSYHIFYQIMSGSVKGLKEMCFLSNDIYDYYNVSQGKVTIPNVDDGEECQLTDEAFNILGFTQEEKDNIYKITAAVMHMGGMKFKQKGREEQAEADGTDEGDRVAKLLGCVTEDLYKNLLKPRIKVGTEFVTKGQNKDQVTNAVGALCKGIFDRLFKWLVKKCNETLDTKQKRAQFIGVLDIAGFEIFDYNGFEQLCINFTNEKLQQFFNHHMFVLEQEEYKKEGINWAFIDFGMDLLACIELIEKPMGILSILEEESMFPKATDQTFAEKLMNNHLGKSAPFQKPRPPKPGCQAGHFAIGHYAGTVSYNITGWLEKNKDPLNDTVVDQFKKGKNALIVEIFADHPGQSGGGDAGGKGGRGKKGAGFATVSSSYKEQLNNLMTTLKSTQPHFVRCIIPNELKQTGLIDAHLVMHQLTCNGVLEGIRICRKGFPNRMMYPDFKLRYKILNPKAAEAEKDPMKVAQVILEASGLDTESYRLGNTKVFFRAGVLGQMEEFRDDRLSKIMTWMQSWIRGYLSRKSFKKMQEQRVSLEIVQRNLRKYMKLRTWAWWKLWQKVKPLLNVSRVEDQIAKLEETAKKAQDDLEKETKLRQELEALNSKLLAEKTALLDSLSGEKGALQDFQEKTAKLQAQKADVENQLRDTQERLTQEEDARNQLFQQKKKLEQEISGQKKDAEDLELQIQKIEQDKASKDHQIRNLNDEIAHQDELINKLNKEKKMSGEVNQKTAEELQAAEDKVNHLNKVKAKLEQTLDELEDSLEREKKLRGDVEKAKRKVEGDLKLTQEAVADLERNKKELEQTIMRKDKEISALSAKLEDEQSLVGKLQKQIKELQGRIEELEEEVEAERQARAKAEKQRADLARELEELGERLEEAGGATSAQIELNKKREAELAKLRRDLEESNIQHEGTLANLRKKHNDAVAEMAEQVDQLNKLKTKAEHDRANMYNDLNNTRTACDQLAREKASQEKIAKQLQHTLNEVQGKLDETNRTLNDFDTSKKKLSIENSDLLRQLEDAESQVSQLSKIKISLTQQLEDTKRLADEESRERATLLGKFRNLEHDLDSLREQVEEEAEGKGDIQRQLSKANAEAQLWRTKYESEGVARAEELEEAKRKLQARLAEAEETIESLNQKCIALEKTKQRLSTEVEDLQLEVDRATSIANSAEKKQKAFDKIIGEWKLKVDDLAAELDASQKECRNYSTELFRLKGAYEEGQEQLEAVRRENKNLADEVKDLLDQIGEGGRNIHEIEKSRKRLEAEKDELQAALEEAEAALEQEENKVLRAQLELSQVRQEIDRRIQEKEEEFENTRKNHQRALDSMQASLEAEAKGKAEALRMKKKLEADINELEIALDHANKANAEAQKNIKRYQQQMKDVQSALEEEQRARDDAREQLGISERRANALQNELEESRTLLEQADRGRRQAEQELGDAHEQLNDVSAQNASIAAAKRKLESELQTLHSDLDELLNEAKNSEEKAKKAMVDAARLADELRAEQDHAQSQEKMRKALEQQIKELQVRLDDAETNALKGGKKAIQKLEQRVRELEAELDSEQRRHTDAQKNLRKSERRIKELTFQSEEDRKNHERMQDLVDKLQQKIKTYKRQIEEAEEIAALNLAKFRKAQQELEEAEERADIAEQTATKFRTKGGRAGSVQRGASPAPQRQSAMPSLAALGLPTFDDHAF